In a genomic window of Halomonas denitrificans:
- a CDS encoding MFS transporter — protein MSLDSEPAAPRGIPPAGRFALAAALCSSVGQTFFIGLFGGEFRSAFGLSDAAFGTLYSTATLASGLLMFWVGGLADHVALKRAALGVALLLAAGAATVAGSAEPLGFAVGLFLLRLAGQGLLGHLAVVAAGRFATARRGRALAMASYGFILGEALFPSLVALALDSLGWRDVWWSLAVAAALLIGPGLYALGRPLVGDPSAEGPDARAPEDTTAPPRVGRAGLLIDTNFLRVLLIVLVPPVVVTALFLHQAAIADRQDWSMLLVGRGFMAFAACQFLASFAAGRLIDRFGARPLLRVQLLPLGLALLGLGGLTQVPSLWAMFIGLGLTAGINSVLAAAVWVELYGTRQLGLVRGVFMALMVVSTALGPIALGLLLDAGVTLWSIGVAVMAWVVLVPPLATPGRQALRHG, from the coding sequence ATGTCTCTCGATTCCGAACCGGCCGCGCCGCGCGGCATCCCGCCCGCCGGTCGCTTCGCGCTGGCCGCGGCGCTGTGCTCCAGCGTCGGCCAGACCTTCTTCATCGGCCTGTTCGGCGGCGAATTCCGTTCGGCCTTCGGCCTGAGCGACGCGGCGTTCGGCACGCTGTACTCGACCGCAACGCTGGCCAGCGGCCTGCTGATGTTCTGGGTCGGCGGTCTGGCCGACCACGTCGCGCTGAAGCGGGCCGCGTTGGGCGTGGCCCTGCTGCTGGCCGCCGGGGCGGCGACCGTCGCCGGTTCGGCCGAACCGCTGGGCTTCGCGGTCGGCCTGTTCCTGTTGCGGCTCGCCGGCCAGGGGCTGCTCGGTCACCTGGCGGTGGTCGCGGCCGGGCGTTTCGCGACCGCCCGCCGGGGTCGCGCCCTGGCGATGGCCAGCTACGGCTTCATTCTCGGCGAAGCGCTGTTCCCGTCGCTGGTCGCGCTGGCGCTCGATTCGCTGGGCTGGCGCGACGTCTGGTGGAGCCTGGCGGTCGCCGCGGCGCTGCTGATCGGGCCGGGCCTGTACGCGCTGGGCCGGCCGCTGGTCGGCGATCCATCGGCAGAGGGTCCGGACGCACGTGCGCCGGAGGACACCACCGCGCCGCCTCGCGTCGGCCGAGCGGGCTTGCTGATCGACACCAATTTCCTGCGCGTTCTCCTGATCGTTCTGGTGCCGCCGGTGGTGGTCACGGCGCTGTTCCTGCACCAGGCCGCGATCGCGGACCGGCAGGACTGGTCGATGCTGCTGGTCGGTCGCGGGTTCATGGCGTTCGCCGCGTGCCAGTTCCTCGCCTCGTTTGCGGCCGGCCGCCTGATCGACCGGTTCGGCGCGCGCCCGCTGCTGCGGGTCCAGCTGCTGCCGCTCGGCCTCGCGCTGCTGGGGCTCGGCGGCCTGACGCAGGTTCCTTCGCTGTGGGCGATGTTCATCGGGCTGGGCCTCACCGCCGGGATCAACAGCGTGCTGGCCGCCGCGGTCTGGGTCGAACTGTACGGCACCCGCCAGCTCGGCCTGGTCCGCGGTGTGTTCATGGCCCTGATGGTGGTCTCGACCGCGCTGGGTCCGATCGCCCTGGGCCTGCTGCTGGACGCGGGCGTCACCCTGTGGTCGATCGGTGTCGCGGTGATGGCCTGGGTGGTGCTGGTGCCGCCGCTGGCCACGCCCGGCCGCCAGGCGCTGCGCCACGGCTGA
- a CDS encoding zinc ribbon domain-containing protein, with translation MPFYEYCHDAANDHAGPGCKHCRDGFTVLEKLSAEPLDACPGCGGPVRRVISAPQVVSGKAHMHRPDNIEKHGFTQYRKIGKGVYEKTAGKGPGIITDD, from the coding sequence ATGCCGTTCTACGAGTACTGCCACGACGCCGCGAACGACCACGCCGGGCCCGGCTGCAAGCACTGCCGGGACGGGTTCACGGTGCTGGAGAAACTTTCGGCGGAGCCGCTGGACGCCTGCCCGGGCTGCGGCGGGCCGGTCCGGCGCGTGATCTCCGCGCCGCAGGTGGTGTCCGGCAAGGCGCACATGCACCGGCCCGACAACATCGAGAAACACGGCTTCACCCAGTACAGGAAGATCGGCAAGGGCGTCTACGAGAAGACCGCGGGCAAGGGGCCCGGCATCATCACCGACGATTGA
- a CDS encoding PQQ-dependent sugar dehydrogenase, which produces MTRSTNRSTNEVRPTALAALAALLAVLLVVGPTRAETLRTEYQPIELEAVAEGLNHPWGMAFLPDGELLVTERGGRLLRVAPDGSMSEIAGVPEVAARGQGGLLDVALHPDFEQDGNGWVYFTWSQAGPDGVNSATTLSRGRLDGDVLVDVEQVFIQDRFSTPGRHYAGRLAWLPDGTLLLSIGDRGAEPRRAQDLADHAGKLLRLNADGTVPADNPFVDRDDDAAEVWTYGNRNIQGLVVHPTTGEVWSVEHGPRGGDELNRMEPGSNYGWPVVSLGRDYRTGERFLEDTQRSMDGVVDPYIDWTPGLHPSGLVVLTDDTFPAWQGNFLAGGLATEQVRRIVFEDGEVVHEERLIQGKVGRVRDLEIGPEGFVYLVTDNGENADGVWRIRPAD; this is translated from the coding sequence ATGACCCGGAGCACGAATCGATCCACCAACGAAGTCCGACCGACGGCGCTGGCCGCGCTTGCCGCCCTGCTCGCCGTGCTGCTCGTGGTCGGCCCGACCCGGGCCGAGACGCTGCGCACCGAGTACCAGCCGATCGAGCTCGAGGCCGTCGCCGAGGGCCTGAACCACCCCTGGGGCATGGCCTTCCTGCCGGACGGCGAGCTGCTCGTCACCGAACGCGGCGGTCGGCTGCTGCGCGTTGCCCCGGACGGGAGCATGTCCGAGATTGCCGGCGTCCCCGAGGTGGCCGCGAGAGGCCAGGGCGGGCTGCTCGACGTCGCCCTGCACCCGGACTTCGAACAGGACGGGAACGGCTGGGTCTACTTCACCTGGTCGCAGGCCGGCCCGGACGGGGTGAATTCAGCGACGACGCTGTCCAGGGGCCGCCTGGATGGTGACGTACTCGTCGACGTCGAACAGGTATTCATCCAGGATCGCTTCTCGACCCCCGGTCGCCACTACGCCGGCCGCCTGGCCTGGCTGCCCGACGGTACGCTGTTGCTGAGCATCGGCGACCGCGGCGCCGAACCGCGCCGGGCCCAGGACCTGGCCGACCACGCCGGCAAGCTGCTCCGCCTGAATGCCGACGGCACGGTGCCCGCCGACAACCCCTTCGTCGATCGCGACGACGACGCCGCCGAGGTCTGGACCTACGGCAATCGCAACATCCAGGGCCTGGTCGTCCATCCAACGACCGGCGAGGTCTGGTCCGTCGAGCACGGTCCGCGCGGCGGCGACGAACTGAACCGCATGGAGCCCGGCAGCAACTACGGCTGGCCAGTGGTGTCGCTCGGCCGCGACTACCGCACCGGAGAACGATTCCTCGAGGACACGCAACGATCGATGGACGGCGTCGTCGACCCGTACATCGACTGGACTCCGGGCCTGCATCCGTCGGGCCTGGTGGTGCTGACCGACGACACCTTCCCGGCCTGGCAGGGCAACTTCCTGGCCGGCGGTCTGGCCACCGAGCAGGTGCGCCGGATCGTGTTCGAGGACGGCGAGGTGGTCCACGAGGAGCGCCTGATCCAGGGCAAGGTCGGCCGCGTGCGCGACCTGGAGATCGGTCCCGAAGGCTTCGTCTACCTGGTGACCGATAACGGCGAGAACGCCGACGGCGTCTGGCGGATTCGCCCGGCAGATTGA